A stretch of DNA from Oryza brachyantha chromosome 4, ObraRS2, whole genome shotgun sequence:
ATTTTTGAggaggtaccaagaggtatcactgttttctatgtaaaatttagtaagatACTGAAAGTACCAAATTTTcttaaggatggaaaaaatgctcttaCACAATTGTTACCATTGGATCCACtgaaatcaaataattaatcagCTGGGAAACCCGGTGCTGGAGTTCGCCACGGACTTCAACTCGAGGGCGGAGTTCTTCTGGTCGCACGGCCTCATCTCCGACGCCACGTACCGCTCCTTCACGGCGGTGTGCAACTACTCCCGCTACGTCAGCGAGTACTACCGCGGCTCCCTCAGCGCCGCCTGCGACGCCGTCAtgggcgcggtggcgacggagaccAGCCGCTTCGTCGACAAGTACGACGTCACCCTCGACGTCTGCGTCTCCTCGCTCTCCATGCAgtccctctccctcgccccGCAGGTGATCCGAAACCTTCGGTCTCGTCGTTCTGCTTCTGCTTAATAAGCCAAGAAGTTTGAAGTTCTTTCGTCGCGATTTATTTCAGCCGagtcttgatttttagatcgttaagaatatataagaACATAGTAGTGTTTTTGGCAGCGAGGGAGCAGGGAGCTGGACGTGTGCGTGGAGGATGAGACGATGGGGTACCTGAACCGGAAGGACGTGCAGGAGGCGATGCACGCgcgcctcgacggcggcgtggccaAGTGGACGGTCTGCAGCAGGTGCTGCTTGTTGCATTGCAAAGCTCGGtttagtttcttttctttctgcaAACTGTTTTGAGCAGCTGCTTCAGCAAGAGAAGTGGTAGAGTGAGTGACGTGTGTTAAATTCCtggatgaatgaatgaatgcagCGTCCTGGAGTACAGGCAGCTGGACCTGCAGATCCCGACCATCAACACCGTCGGCGGCCTCGTCAAGTCCGGCGTGCCGGTGCTGGTCTACAGGTGAGATCGACATCGAGATCGAGAGGTTGccggcatgcatgcagatgcagtatGAGATCGAGCTAGCTATAGGCTTGACGATGTTGGAATGGCGTGCAGCGGCGACCAGGACTCGGTGATCCCGCTGACGGGGAGCAGGACGCTGGTgcagcggctggcggcgaggctGCGGCTGAACACGACGGCGCCGTACCGCGTGTGGTTCCAGGGGAGGCAGGTGGGCGGCTGGACGCAGgcgtacggcggcggcgggacacTGGCGTTCGCGACGGTGAGGGGTGCGTCCCACGAGGCTCCGTTCTCCCAGCCGGAGCGCTCGCTCGTCCTCTTCAGGGCcttcctcgccggccgcccgcTGCCGGACTCCTTCGAGTGAACAGCGCCACCCCGATCATCGGGGACGAGACGACGGACCTCCATGACTGCAAGCTTAATTACTTACTAGCCAGCTAGGATCGAGCGGAGGGTGCAAGCTGCGAGATGTatttgcccgtgctgctgatcgAGATGTGCGAAATTGTCCGGGCAAAGTGGGAATCTGAATTGTTTcttggaaaatatatatagctaggaTGTAGAACTCGTGCAATCCAAGCACAAACAGTGCGCCACACTGCCAATGGGCGCCTCGATCAGCGTTCAGATCGGGTGAGatccattattaatttacGGCAAAGTTATTTGAGACAAGAAGGTAGAAGGGCCGGTTCTATAATTTTGAGGGTCCTATAAGACTCCAGCATCATGGACTATTTAGGCTAAATATTTTCTACTTGTAATATTGAAGAGAAGTGACAAATAAACAACATCAGTAACGTGGTAAACCATGCATTAATTCTTAAAGAGTTAAATTGCAATAAAGTCtctctttaaatttttgttaaataatattaacactaaatttaaaactaaaataaagaaaataaatacaaaatggACCGATTCAACATAAAATTGTATatgattaaaacttttttatttatgttcttaacgatctaaaaggcaataaaaataaactaataataaGAACACCTTGAGATCTAACACTaatattaagttttaaaatttaaattttggatacaGAAAGAAGCCAACAAGTAAatgatatactccctctaatttttttctatttgacgttgttgactttttgatctaTGACCCTTTGTCAAAGACGAGGGTATCTGAACTTGATCTGCACTGGTATTTGAAGTGGAGGGTCGCCCTATAGCCTATATATCCGGTTTCGTTGGCAAAGAGACACAAAATGAAACTCACGAGATTAGTTTAGGGACCACAAGTGGACTTCTCCCTTTCCGGTTGAGGAGCTGCATGGTTGCGCGAATGTGGGCCGTAATTCCGTTTCCAGATGGTGGCCCAATATCGTACTGTTTCATCCGGGCCGTGGCCCACTCACAGCGGGTAGAGAAAGCCCACGCATCTAAAAGCccggcccagcccagcccatcATAACGCCTCTTCATCCACAggcgatctcctcctcctcgctgccgtcgtcgaactccccctcggcctcctctccgCGCCCGCACCGTCgacctcgcctccgcctccgccgagcGGCGCCGGCCTGCTTCCGCCGCACCCTTCGCAGGTGATCGCCATCTCGTCCCCTCTATCTGTCTCTCTCCACACACTTGGAAGCAGTTTTTCTTTGCGTTAAACCTCGGCTCGATCCTGCCCCGCCCGTGACCGCGCCTGGAAGCgcgttctctctctctcgtcgcgttagctcctcctcttcttcgagATCTGGAACGCCTTAGCTTCGCTTCTTCCGGATCTGGAGGCAGATTCTTCCACTCTGCCTTGACCCGCCGTTAGCTTTGTCGTTTGGATCTGGAATTTCTGGACGGGGAGATTCGAAGTGTGATGATATGGTGAATTGCGTGGTTTTGGTTAGCTCTGCGATCGATCGAATTACGACGTTTCCCGAATCAGAGAAAAACATTGTACGGGGATCGCATGCCGTTTCTACACTATCACCCAAACTCCAAAAGGATTAATTACTCGCCCTCCAGTTAGTGCTTCCAGTTTCGTCTCGATTCGCTCTTGGGTTGCTTGCGTGGTGCACCATTGATAACAGTTCGTTTCCAAGTAGGGAAGCAAATTTGGAAGGAGCTGTTCTGGACTAGTTGATCCAGTTTGTGAACGTGTGGATTTGCACTTGAAGTTGTTGCACCCAGTATCCGGCAGGAACCAGCAGCTGTGTACAATTTGCATCCTCGTTGCTCTTCAGTACTGATAGCTGGCAGCATTTTCATGTATCAATAATCTCTGTATTTGTGAATGCTAGAGCCTCTTATGCCCATTATTATGGTGCTGAAAGGATCCGATTTCAATACTTGTCAGGCTAGCTACTGAAGTCGTAAATCTCACTTCTTACCTGAACCTACCACAGGTTCGGGTTGATCATAAGAGAAACACCTGAGAAGTTTTAAAACATTgttggtaatttttttttttaactgctCCAGGTAGGAGAGACAAGATTTTGAGGATGCCGAAGGCCACGAGTGATGCAAAGCTTCTTATTCAATCCCTGGGCAAGGCCTATGCTGCGACACCAACAAATCTCAAGGTATGTTTTGgccatttttcttctctataAGCTGTCATCATCAGCCATTTGCAAATTATCGATCATTTTTCTGCAGATTATCGACCTCTATGTGGTTTTTGCGGTTGCTACAGCCCTTACTCAGGTAAGTTTATCAGTTACTAGTTCATAATATTTCGTAGTTTCCTGTTGGGGATTTTATGTGAAACCAAACATGAGATAAAAATTGAGTATGACAACCAAATTATAGTATAACATGGGGGCGGTGCACAGCAGATGGTTACTATTACTATCAAAATTTGATGCTTGCCGAATTCTGTATGTTACGGTAGATGGAAAACATCCTACTTGCTCCAttctaaaacataaacatttcTAAGTTGTTTAGCAAGTAAAAAAACACTAAGGTTATTGAAAAATACTCCCCTGTAGTCACCTTAGtggttaaattttgaattacttAGATTCCCCTCCCAAGCACCTACACCCTCCGGCCCATTAAGAATCAACTTATGGGGGCAAATCTAGACAACCAACTTGAATATGGACAACTGTGCATAGGTTCATTCCCAGTAATAGGCTGAGATATACGGATTTCCATACATTGGAATCAGTGCCCctgaaatgcttatattgtgtACAAACTTTGATTCCtacaaatgattatattttgaaatagagcGAGTATTGTTAGTGGTAGTGATAGTCTTATCCTTGGTAAGGAATGAGATGTCTTTAATgcagaatttttttctatcttttttctGCAGAGATTTGTTCTCCTTTGTCATCTAGCTTCGATCTTTTTGGGTCACTGTGAGGGTTGTTGTGCAATTATGTTCCTCAATGGTTTGGGTTGATAGACAGCACATTAGCTGtgtgttttcttaaaaacatgaTGCTACTGTGCTAATAATGGGTTCAGTTACGCTGCGTTTGATTCAAGCACAAAGGGTGGAAAACTCCCTTGTTCTCTATCCATGTGCTCCCTGAGCTGCTAAACAGTgtcttttttgcaaaaaaaaaaagatattataggaaagttgtttaaaaatcatattaatcaaaatttcaagTTCTATGTGATCTGtttcccttttcctttctcccAAAATTACCCTTAAGATTCTTAAGCTCAGTGAAAATAACTTTGTGTTCAATTCACAAGTCCTTTCTTCCACCAGTTCTAAACTACTATATTGCTATTTTGGAAACTATTGATATACTCTCTGACAATACAGGTCGTTTACATGGGAATAGTGGGGTCATTTCCTTTCAACTCTTTCCTTTCTGGCATCCTTTCATGCATAGGAACCGCTGTGCTCGCTGGTAGGAATTTCTTACCCCTTATTCAACCCCAGTTAACATTTTCCTAGGTTGTACGATAGATGACTGTCAATTTTTGTGCAGTTTGCCTACGTATTcaagtcaacaaagataacaAGGAATTCAAGGTAACTCTACCTATAATCTCATTTGCCAGGGCCATTAATGTTTGACATTCTGTCATAACTTTGCATgccaacacatatataatttgcaGGATCTTCCTCCAGAAAGAGCTTTTGCAGATTTTGTTCTGTGTAATCTGGTGCTCCACTTGGTGATCATGAACTTCCTTGGCTGAGATTCTGCTGCTGGAACTGATTAAGGTTTTGTAGCCCCCAGTCCATG
This window harbors:
- the LOC102715291 gene encoding serine carboxypeptidase-like 45 translates to MRGAIAAAACAVLLLAGGNGVLSAMEGDRDKIGALPGQPNVSFAQYSGYITVDAAAAKKRELFYYFAEAELDPDTKPLVLWLNGGPGCSSVGVGAFSENGPFRPSGNVLVRNEYSWNKEANMMYLESPAGVGFSYSTDPSFYGGVGDSRTARDNLRFLQGWFAKFPQYKGRDLYITGESYAGHYVPQLAQRMVEFNKKEKLFNLKGIALGNPVLEFATDFNSRAEFFWSHGLISDATYRSFTAVCNYSRYVSEYYRGSLSAACDAVMGAVATETSRFVDKYDVTLDVCVSSLSMQSLSLAPQRGSRELDVCVEDETMGYLNRKDVQEAMHARLDGGVAKWTVCSSVLEYRQLDLQIPTINTVGGLVKSGVPVLVYSGDQDSVIPLTGSRTLVQRLAARLRLNTTAPYRVWFQGRQVGGWTQAYGGGGTLAFATVRGASHEAPFSQPERSLVLFRAFLAGRPLPDSFE
- the LOC102715567 gene encoding dolichyl-diphosphooligosaccharide--protein glycosyltransferase subunit DAD1; protein product: MPKATSDAKLLIQSLGKAYAATPTNLKIIDLYVVFAVATALTQVVYMGIVGSFPFNSFLSGILSCIGTAVLAVCLRIQVNKDNKEFKDLPPERAFADFVLCNLVLHLVIMNFLG